One part of the Pirellulales bacterium genome encodes these proteins:
- a CDS encoding 16S rRNA (uracil(1498)-N(3))-methyltransferase, producing the protein MSERYFVEQPIAGPHATLLASEAHHLAHVMRGKPGQQVTIFDGRGGEYTAEIARVGRAEIELSVLSHQAIERELPIRVAIGVSLPKGDRQRWLVEKLVELGVSEFVPLVAARGVAQPTGGTLERLRRAVIEAAKQCGRNRLMQVAEPHSFDDFVRSATPESLRLLAHPRSAAALRDFLRNTSVVPEAGLACAVGPEGGFTDDEIARAIAAGWTALDLGARILRVETAAAVFATAAGLLARG; encoded by the coding sequence ATGTCCGAGCGCTATTTCGTCGAACAGCCGATCGCCGGCCCTCACGCTACGCTGCTAGCATCCGAGGCGCATCACCTGGCGCACGTCATGCGCGGTAAGCCAGGCCAGCAAGTCACGATCTTCGACGGGCGCGGTGGCGAATACACAGCCGAGATCGCGCGCGTGGGGCGGGCCGAGATCGAGCTGAGCGTGCTTTCCCATCAAGCGATCGAACGCGAATTGCCCATACGGGTCGCAATCGGCGTCTCGCTGCCCAAGGGCGATCGGCAGCGGTGGCTGGTCGAGAAGCTGGTCGAACTGGGCGTGAGCGAGTTCGTGCCGCTGGTGGCCGCGCGCGGGGTGGCCCAGCCGACGGGCGGCACGCTCGAGCGTTTGCGTCGCGCGGTGATCGAGGCTGCCAAGCAATGCGGACGCAACCGGCTCATGCAAGTTGCCGAGCCACATTCGTTTGATGATTTCGTCCGTAGCGCCACCCCGGAGTCCCTGCGCTTACTGGCACATCCGCGGTCGGCAGCGGCGCTTCGCGACTTCTTGCGCAACACGTCGGTTGTGCCGGAGGCGGGCCTTGCCTGCGCCGTCGGCCCCGAGGGAGGATTTACCGACGACGAGATCGCTCGGGCCATCGCCGCCGGCTGGACCGCCCTCGACCTGGGCGCGCGAATCTTGCGCGTGGAAACGGCAGCGGCGGTATTTGCCACGGCAGCCGGACTACTTGCGCGCGGCTAA
- a CDS encoding AAA family ATPase — MYLAHWQLREAPYRNAIDPRYFFQSLTHEEALARLQFLIDGRHRAGLLLGDSGTGKSLVLEVLAGQLARHGQRVAKFSLVGLDKTELLSRLAASWGLNPQPGDSACDLWRMLLDTIAVQNLEGHGSVILLDDADEATPEVLAQVLRVAQTDVATNPAATLILAARPARVTHLGNRLLELADLRVDILPWNVDDTQHYLEHGLARAGRHALTFTPEAIALLAELSQGVPRNTVQLAELSLVAAAGQELAAVDAATILGVYQELGVVERVVEASLAS; from the coding sequence ATGTATCTGGCCCACTGGCAACTGCGCGAAGCGCCGTACCGCAACGCCATCGATCCGCGCTATTTCTTCCAAAGCTTGACGCACGAAGAGGCGCTGGCTCGCTTGCAGTTTTTGATCGATGGCCGTCATCGGGCCGGCTTGCTGCTGGGCGATTCGGGCACAGGCAAATCGCTCGTCTTGGAAGTGCTGGCCGGGCAGTTGGCCAGGCATGGGCAGCGTGTTGCCAAGTTCAGCCTCGTCGGTCTCGATAAGACCGAACTCCTGAGTCGGCTCGCCGCAAGCTGGGGTTTGAATCCGCAGCCGGGAGATAGTGCCTGCGATCTATGGCGGATGCTGCTCGATACAATCGCCGTGCAAAACCTCGAAGGGCACGGCAGCGTCATTTTGCTCGACGATGCGGATGAAGCCACGCCCGAGGTTCTGGCGCAGGTGCTGCGAGTAGCGCAAACCGACGTAGCAACGAATCCCGCGGCGACACTGATCCTGGCCGCGCGCCCCGCGCGCGTCACGCACCTGGGCAACCGACTGCTGGAACTGGCCGATCTGCGCGTGGACATTCTGCCATGGAACGTCGACGACACGCAGCACTACCTGGAACACGGGCTGGCGCGCGCTGGCCGGCACGCTCTGACGTTTACGCCCGAGGCGATCGCGCTATTGGCTGAGCTATCGCAAGGCGTGCCGCGCAACACGGTGCAATTGGCCGAGCTGTCGCTCGTCGCCGCGGCGGGGCAGGAGTTGGCCGCGGTCGATGCCGCCACGATTTTGGGCGTCTATCAAGAGTTGGGCGTCGTCGAGCGCGTGGTCGAGGCGTCGCTCGCATCATAG
- the lhgO gene encoding L-2-hydroxyglutarate oxidase yields the protein MSTSAAMQKFDVAIIGAGIVGLATGYQLSRRYPSLRVLILEKEADLGQHQTGHNSGVLHSGIYYKPGSLKATNCRAGKAAMETFCRDEGIPFDICGKVIVAVAEEELPALERIYERGQANGVQVEMIDKARLAELEPHAAGVRAIHVPEAGIVDYPMVCVRLAEHVRRGGGQIVTGARVTGMRVATDEVQVETTAGAYPARYVVNCAGLQCDRVTTMSGQKPAAKIVPFRGEYFELRPEAQHLCRNLIYPTPDPAFPFLGVHFTRMIHGGVECGPNAVLAFAREGYRKTDINLADLVDSLTYPGFLRLAAKYWRTGMGEMWRSISKRAFVKALQRLVPEIREEHLVAAPAGVRAQALLRDGSMVDDFLIQDGPRVVNVQNAPSPAATASLNVGSLIVDHLAARMA from the coding sequence GTGAGTACAAGTGCAGCCATGCAAAAATTCGACGTAGCGATCATCGGCGCTGGCATTGTCGGCCTGGCAACGGGATACCAATTATCGCGCCGCTACCCCAGCTTGCGCGTGCTGATTCTCGAAAAGGAGGCCGATCTCGGCCAGCATCAGACCGGCCACAATTCAGGCGTGCTGCACTCGGGCATTTACTACAAGCCCGGCTCGCTGAAGGCCACGAATTGCCGGGCCGGCAAGGCCGCGATGGAGACTTTCTGCCGCGACGAGGGAATCCCCTTCGATATCTGCGGCAAGGTGATCGTGGCCGTGGCCGAGGAGGAATTGCCGGCGCTTGAGCGCATTTACGAACGGGGCCAGGCCAACGGCGTGCAGGTCGAAATGATCGACAAGGCCCGGCTGGCCGAGTTGGAGCCGCATGCCGCCGGGGTGCGCGCTATCCATGTGCCCGAGGCCGGTATCGTCGACTACCCGATGGTGTGTGTCCGCCTGGCCGAGCACGTGCGGCGCGGCGGCGGGCAGATCGTGACCGGGGCGCGTGTCACGGGCATGCGCGTGGCAACGGATGAAGTGCAGGTCGAAACGACAGCGGGCGCCTACCCGGCGCGTTATGTAGTGAATTGCGCGGGCCTGCAATGCGATCGTGTGACGACCATGAGCGGGCAAAAGCCGGCGGCCAAGATCGTGCCGTTCCGCGGCGAGTATTTCGAGTTACGGCCCGAGGCGCAGCATCTGTGCCGCAACTTGATCTATCCCACGCCCGATCCGGCGTTTCCGTTCTTGGGCGTACACTTCACGCGCATGATTCATGGCGGCGTCGAGTGCGGGCCGAACGCCGTACTGGCCTTTGCGCGGGAAGGATATCGCAAGACCGATATCAACCTCGCGGACCTGGTCGATTCGCTCACCTATCCCGGCTTCTTGCGCTTGGCCGCGAAATATTGGCGCACAGGCATGGGCGAAATGTGGCGCAGCATCAGCAAGCGCGCCTTTGTTAAGGCATTGCAGCGGCTGGTGCCCGAGATTCGCGAAGAACATCTGGTGGCTGCGCCGGCCGGGGTGCGCGCGCAGGCCTTGCTGCGCGACGGCAGCATGGTCGATGATTTTCTCATTCAAGATGGGCCGCGCGTGGTCAACGTGCAAAATGCGCCGTCACCGGCCGCCACGGCCTCGTTGAACGTGGGGAGCCTGATCGTCGACCATCTGGCCGCGCGGATGGCGTGA
- a CDS encoding TetR/AcrR family transcriptional regulator codes for MNRLLSKVEWVRPPRQTRSQETLERLLDAAEEVFGERGFEAATVAEVVRRARSSVGAMYARFTDKDALLSCLHDRFCEEALATADMALEADRWEGASIAEIFAEVIPFLVAVYQQKRGLVRAFIVRGSNDPQFAESASRLGKHISERLTELLLDRREEITHPDPAVAVDFGLRMMFDTLDQSTLFADVERMTHPLTPQETARELIRLYLSYLGVERTLAEQGLSVPAQGSDIPVQGLAIPEQGLAIPEQGLAGQEVSST; via the coding sequence ATGAATCGGCTGCTCTCGAAGGTCGAGTGGGTTCGTCCGCCGCGCCAGACGCGCAGCCAGGAGACGCTGGAGCGCCTGCTGGACGCCGCCGAAGAGGTGTTCGGCGAGCGCGGGTTCGAAGCCGCCACGGTCGCCGAGGTCGTGCGCCGCGCCCGGTCGAGTGTGGGCGCGATGTACGCCCGGTTCACCGACAAAGACGCGCTGCTGAGCTGTCTGCACGACCGGTTCTGTGAAGAAGCGTTGGCCACGGCCGACATGGCCCTGGAAGCCGACCGCTGGGAAGGGGCCTCGATTGCCGAGATTTTCGCCGAGGTCATCCCGTTCCTTGTCGCTGTCTATCAACAGAAGCGCGGCCTGGTGCGGGCGTTCATCGTGCGTGGCAGCAACGACCCGCAATTCGCCGAGAGTGCCAGCCGGCTGGGCAAGCATATTTCCGAGCGGCTGACAGAACTGCTGCTCGATCGGCGCGAAGAGATCACCCATCCCGATCCGGCGGTGGCCGTCGATTTCGGACTGCGGATGATGTTCGACACGCTCGATCAGTCGACGCTGTTCGCGGACGTGGAGCGGATGACCCATCCCCTCACGCCGCAAGAAACAGCGCGGGAATTGATCCGTTTGTATCTAAGTTATCTCGGTGTCGAGCGAACACTTGCTGAGCAGGGCCTGTCTGTTCCGGCGCAGGGATCGGATATCCCCGTGCAGGGGTTGGCGATTCCTGAGCAGGGGCTGGCAATTCCTGAGCAGGGATTGGCGGGCCAAGAAGTTTCCAGTACCTGA
- a CDS encoding alcohol dehydrogenase codes for MATMRAAVISKPKGPIEIVERPIPEPTVGTVRVKVEACGVCHSDSVVKDGLFAGIPYPRIPGHEVSGVIDKLGPEVKGWKVGDHVGVGWNGGYCGYCEPCRRGQFFACVNGMTTGISFDGGYAEYMIAPASALALFPAGMAGLDAAPLMCAGITTFNALRNCGARPGDLVAVFGLGGLGHLGVQYAAKMGFYTVAIARGQDKKALATKLGADLFIDSQATDAAAELLKLGGAKAILATVTEGKAMSQIAAGLGVEGTLMAIGVTNSMEISPVRMLTSSQAVKGWYSGTSIDTQDTLAFSARTGVASMNEHYPLSRAAEAYDRMFSGKARFRVVLKMGE; via the coding sequence ATGGCCACCATGCGTGCGGCAGTCATCTCGAAACCCAAAGGGCCCATTGAAATCGTCGAACGGCCGATTCCCGAACCCACGGTTGGCACCGTTCGCGTCAAGGTCGAAGCGTGCGGCGTTTGCCACAGCGACTCGGTCGTGAAGGATGGATTGTTTGCTGGCATTCCTTATCCGCGCATTCCGGGCCACGAAGTGTCGGGCGTGATCGACAAGCTGGGTCCCGAGGTCAAAGGCTGGAAGGTCGGCGACCACGTCGGCGTCGGCTGGAACGGCGGTTACTGCGGCTATTGCGAGCCGTGCCGCCGCGGGCAGTTCTTCGCGTGCGTTAATGGCATGACGACCGGAATCTCGTTCGATGGCGGTTACGCCGAATACATGATCGCGCCGGCGAGTGCCCTGGCTCTGTTTCCCGCCGGCATGGCCGGGCTCGATGCGGCGCCGCTCATGTGCGCCGGCATCACCACATTCAACGCGCTGCGCAATTGCGGTGCGAGACCCGGCGATCTGGTGGCGGTGTTTGGGCTGGGCGGCCTCGGCCACTTGGGCGTGCAGTACGCCGCGAAGATGGGCTTCTACACCGTGGCCATCGCGCGCGGCCAGGATAAGAAAGCGCTGGCCACGAAGCTTGGCGCTGACCTGTTCATCGACAGCCAGGCAACCGACGCGGCGGCCGAACTGCTCAAGCTCGGTGGGGCCAAGGCCATTCTCGCCACCGTCACCGAGGGGAAAGCCATGAGCCAGATCGCCGCCGGGCTGGGCGTCGAAGGAACTCTGATGGCCATCGGCGTTACCAATTCGATGGAAATTTCGCCCGTCCGCATGCTCACCAGTTCGCAAGCCGTCAAGGGCTGGTACTCGGGCACGTCGATCGATACGCAAGACACGCTCGCCTTCAGCGCCCGGACGGGCGTGGCCTCGATGAACGAGCACTACCCGTTGTCGCGCGCCGCCGAGGCGTACGATCGGATGTTCAGCGGCAAGGCTCGTTTTCGTGTTGTGCTGAAGATGGGTGAGTAG
- a CDS encoding DUF1501 domain-containing protein, with translation DDFGFAAAENKAHVHDIHATILHLMGLDHERLTYFHNSREMRLTDVEGQVIQGILA, from the coding sequence CGACGATTTTGGATTTGCCGCGGCCGAAAACAAGGCGCACGTACACGATATTCATGCCACGATCCTGCACCTGATGGGGCTCGACCACGAGCGGCTCACCTATTTTCACAACAGCCGCGAAATGCGCCTCACGGACGTCGAGGGGCAAGTCATTCAGGGCATTCTGGCCTGA
- a CDS encoding redoxin domain-containing protein, with protein MKARIVSLCLLIGLAPSLALGAETVSQAKDGALLGKKIANFTGRDFRGKEVSLADFADSKAVVVAFLGTECPLAKLYGPRLVELQKEFADQGVAFIGVDANRQDLGTEVAHFARESQIEFPLLKDAGNVIADQFGAQRTPEIFVLDKDRVVRYHGRVDDQYGFMKQGISYQRTEPNRRDLAEALGELLAGKEVSQAETAVQGCLIGRVKEPVANSDVTYSNQVARIFNANCVECHRPGQIAPFPLTSYDEAVGWADMIQEVVQERRMPPWHADPSVGTFSNDCRLSDADLATISKWVKNGAPEGDPKDLPEQPKFTEGWQIPTPDQIIYMADEAYNVPAEGTVEYQRFVIDPGWTEDKWIRAMECRPGNHSVVHHIIVYVIPPGVAPTGRAGRLQTNWLGAFAPGLRQEPLADGYARYVQKGSKLLFEMHYTPNGIAQSDRSFAGFVFADPATVKKEVAVQNAGNFTFKIPPQDPNYEVESEFVFRQNATLLTISPHMHVRGKDFFYELIYPDGKKETLLWVPKYDFGWQTTYWLTEPKQIPRGTKMHCVAHFDNSPDNLANPDPNATVQWGEQTWEEMMFGWFEMALTDQDLTAPATDSALRVKEFLKQAEGDTIQVDDQLKQMARKALASPKSWELVTWQILELVPQVDRVCITTVDGDKLRLKMVQDRIGLKTPFHSTSTVVKAQGEALADYAAGDKVVVNDSLADVKGPTMNKMARKEIRSSMHVPVMIDGQRCTMNFWSTEEGAFPPQAAQILEQIAKLVAEAPQAQ; from the coding sequence ATGAAGGCCAGAATCGTTTCCTTGTGCTTGCTCATCGGCCTGGCGCCGTCGCTGGCGCTGGGTGCGGAAACTGTGTCCCAGGCGAAGGATGGTGCGCTGCTGGGAAAGAAGATCGCGAACTTCACGGGGCGTGATTTTCGCGGCAAGGAAGTCTCGCTCGCCGACTTTGCCGACAGCAAAGCCGTCGTGGTCGCCTTCCTAGGGACCGAATGCCCGCTGGCCAAGCTGTACGGCCCGCGACTGGTCGAACTGCAAAAAGAGTTCGCCGACCAGGGCGTGGCCTTCATCGGCGTCGACGCCAACCGGCAGGACCTGGGGACCGAAGTCGCGCATTTCGCCCGTGAATCACAGATCGAGTTTCCGCTGTTGAAAGACGCGGGCAACGTCATCGCCGATCAGTTCGGGGCGCAGCGCACGCCGGAGATCTTCGTGCTGGACAAGGATCGCGTGGTCCGCTACCACGGCCGCGTCGACGATCAGTACGGTTTCATGAAGCAGGGCATTTCGTACCAGCGCACCGAGCCGAATCGCCGCGACCTGGCCGAAGCGCTTGGCGAGCTGTTGGCCGGCAAGGAAGTCTCGCAAGCCGAGACGGCCGTGCAAGGCTGCTTGATCGGCCGCGTGAAGGAACCGGTCGCCAACAGCGACGTCACGTACTCGAATCAAGTCGCGCGGATTTTCAACGCGAATTGCGTCGAATGTCATCGCCCTGGGCAGATCGCTCCGTTCCCGCTCACGTCGTATGACGAAGCGGTGGGTTGGGCCGACATGATTCAGGAAGTGGTGCAAGAACGCCGTATGCCGCCGTGGCATGCCGACCCGTCGGTTGGCACCTTCAGCAACGATTGCCGCTTGAGCGACGCGGACCTGGCCACGATCAGCAAGTGGGTCAAGAACGGCGCTCCCGAGGGCGATCCCAAGGACCTGCCGGAGCAGCCGAAGTTCACCGAAGGGTGGCAGATTCCCACGCCCGACCAGATCATCTACATGGCTGACGAAGCTTATAACGTTCCTGCCGAGGGGACGGTCGAATATCAACGTTTCGTGATCGACCCTGGCTGGACCGAAGACAAGTGGATCAGGGCGATGGAGTGCCGGCCAGGCAACCATTCAGTGGTCCACCACATCATCGTGTACGTGATTCCGCCGGGAGTCGCGCCCACGGGCCGCGCCGGCCGCTTGCAGACGAATTGGCTGGGGGCCTTCGCGCCGGGCTTGCGGCAAGAGCCGTTGGCTGACGGATATGCCCGGTACGTACAGAAAGGCTCGAAGCTTCTCTTCGAGATGCACTATACGCCCAACGGCATCGCGCAGAGCGACCGCAGCTTCGCGGGCTTCGTGTTTGCCGATCCGGCCACGGTGAAGAAGGAAGTGGCGGTGCAGAACGCCGGCAACTTCACCTTCAAGATTCCGCCGCAGGATCCCAACTACGAAGTGGAAAGCGAATTCGTCTTCCGCCAGAACGCGACGCTGTTGACGATTTCGCCGCACATGCACGTTCGCGGAAAAGATTTCTTCTATGAATTGATCTATCCCGACGGGAAAAAGGAAACTTTGCTGTGGGTGCCGAAGTATGACTTCGGTTGGCAGACGACCTACTGGTTGACCGAACCGAAACAGATCCCGCGCGGCACGAAAATGCACTGCGTGGCCCACTTCGACAACTCGCCGGACAATCTGGCCAATCCCGATCCGAACGCCACCGTGCAATGGGGCGAGCAGACTTGGGAAGAGATGATGTTCGGTTGGTTCGAGATGGCGCTGACGGATCAGGACCTGACCGCGCCGGCGACCGATTCGGCCCTGCGAGTGAAAGAGTTCCTCAAGCAGGCCGAAGGAGACACGATCCAGGTCGACGATCAGCTCAAGCAAATGGCTCGCAAGGCGCTTGCATCGCCCAAGAGCTGGGAGCTGGTCACCTGGCAAATCCTGGAGTTGGTGCCGCAAGTGGATCGCGTCTGCATCACCACGGTCGACGGCGACAAGTTGCGATTGAAGATGGTGCAAGACCGCATCGGGTTGAAGACCCCGTTTCACAGCACGTCGACCGTGGTCAAGGCCCAGGGCGAAGCTCTGGCCGACTACGCCGCGGGGGACAAGGTGGTGGTCAACGACTCGTTGGCTGACGTCAAAGGGCCGACGATGAACAAGATGGCCCGCAAGGAGATTCGCTCCAGCATGCACGTGCCGGTCATGATCGACGGTCAGCGCTGCACAATGAATTTCTGGAGCACCGAAGAGGGAGCGTTCCCGCCCCAGGCGGCGCAGATCCTTGAACAGATCGCGAAGCTCGTGGCCGAGGCGCCCCAGGCGCAGTAG
- a CDS encoding M56 family metallopeptidase, whose translation MTWLSWLISNVVLAGCLALLAAAVQRWLGALAIARLLWLLALLKLLTPPVVSVPLSESPGLLACVLGTCACGTHVNSTSPLVTSLPWILLAMWIVGAGVTGYNAWRRWSHFQRLLVSASPAPVSWQTLALKLATDLSLWRMPKILVVPGRLPPFVISGWRGPRMVLPRALVEQLEPTQVPSLLLHELVHLKNRDHLVRLFELVVRVVFWWLPMVGAIGRQLRVCEEARCDGAVVAHMPHARRGYAKLLLDVLEFVHPLPTFAIPQATGMSVATDVEQRLRAILETRSPGRVNRLAALLTLVFACAVLPCELRYGLARGAQPAARSNTIFTTCEPGAPVNEPTNQPVVPAEVLSMCCPS comes from the coding sequence ATGACGTGGCTTTCTTGGCTCATTTCGAACGTCGTTTTGGCGGGATGTTTGGCGCTATTGGCCGCCGCGGTGCAGCGCTGGCTGGGTGCGCTCGCGATTGCCCGGCTATTGTGGTTGCTGGCGCTTTTGAAGCTACTGACGCCTCCGGTAGTGAGCGTGCCGCTCAGCGAGTCGCCCGGCCTCCTCGCCTGCGTGTTGGGCACATGCGCCTGCGGAACGCACGTCAACTCGACAAGCCCCTTGGTCACTTCGTTGCCGTGGATCTTGCTCGCGATGTGGATCGTCGGGGCCGGCGTGACTGGCTACAACGCCTGGCGCCGCTGGAGTCATTTTCAACGACTGCTCGTCAGCGCGTCGCCGGCGCCCGTTTCATGGCAAACGCTTGCCCTGAAACTCGCCACCGACCTTTCGCTATGGCGCATGCCGAAGATCCTCGTCGTGCCCGGTCGGTTACCGCCGTTTGTGATTTCCGGTTGGCGCGGGCCTCGCATGGTGCTGCCCCGGGCGCTGGTCGAGCAGCTCGAGCCAACGCAGGTTCCCTCGCTCCTATTGCACGAGCTGGTACATCTGAAGAATCGGGACCACCTGGTGCGACTGTTCGAACTCGTGGTCCGTGTCGTTTTTTGGTGGTTGCCGATGGTGGGCGCCATCGGCCGGCAACTGCGGGTTTGCGAAGAAGCACGTTGCGACGGCGCGGTCGTGGCTCACATGCCTCACGCGCGGCGCGGCTACGCGAAGTTGCTATTGGACGTGCTCGAATTTGTTCACCCGTTGCCCACGTTCGCCATTCCACAAGCCACGGGGATGAGCGTTGCCACCGACGTCGAGCAGCGGCTGCGAGCGATTCTCGAAACGCGCTCTCCCGGTCGGGTCAATCGGCTGGCCGCGCTGCTGACGCTCGTGTTTGCCTGCGCCGTGCTTCCGTGCGAGTTGCGGTATGGGCTCGCGCGTGGCGCTCAGCCGGCCGCGCGATCGAATACCATTTTCACCACCTGCGAGCCCGGTGCGCCGGTGAACGAGCCGACAAACCAGCCAGTCGTGCCGGCCGAAGTTCTCTCCATGTGTTGCCCTTCGTAA
- a CDS encoding DinB family protein, with translation MTGGAQLQQMLHKAYFGPAWHGPAVAELLADITAAQAAASPAAGSHSIWQLVAHMTAWRDEVRRRLHGPGRKLSADENWPTIDDASEAAWQAMVERSHASQRALEEDVASFSEEQLTVPADNLPGGREELLHVVIHHDLYHAGQIALLKVARK, from the coding sequence ATGACGGGGGGCGCGCAGCTACAACAGATGTTGCACAAGGCCTACTTCGGTCCGGCCTGGCACGGCCCGGCGGTGGCCGAATTGCTGGCCGACATCACGGCCGCGCAAGCGGCTGCGTCGCCGGCAGCCGGCTCGCACAGCATCTGGCAGTTGGTCGCCCACATGACCGCCTGGCGCGACGAGGTGCGCCGCCGCTTGCATGGCCCGGGCCGAAAGCTCTCGGCCGATGAAAACTGGCCCACGATCGACGATGCGAGCGAAGCGGCCTGGCAGGCCATGGTCGAGCGATCGCACGCTTCCCAGCGAGCCCTGGAAGAAGACGTCGCTTCCTTCAGCGAGGAACAGCTCACCGTCCCAGCCGACAACCTCCCCGGCGGCCGGGAAGAACTACTGCACGTCGTCATTCATCACGACCTGTACCACGCTGGTCAGATCGCGCTGTTGAAGGTCGCGAGGAAATAG
- a CDS encoding BlaI/MecI/CopY family transcriptional regulator, translating into MPAPTEAELKVLQELWQRGQATIRDLRDALYPEEGESKFATVQKLLTRLVDKKLVRRRKDATNWIFAPAVARDELIGGELRRVAENLGDSSMAPLLTYLVETGELTAKERAHLRRLLDEAPGT; encoded by the coding sequence ATGCCTGCCCCCACGGAGGCCGAGCTCAAAGTGCTGCAAGAGCTGTGGCAGCGCGGGCAGGCGACGATTCGCGACCTGCGTGATGCGCTCTATCCTGAAGAAGGCGAGTCGAAATTTGCGACGGTGCAAAAGCTGCTGACCCGGCTCGTGGACAAGAAGCTTGTGCGCCGTCGGAAGGATGCGACGAACTGGATCTTCGCGCCCGCAGTCGCACGCGATGAGTTGATTGGCGGCGAGCTGCGTCGAGTGGCCGAGAATCTCGGTGACAGCTCGATGGCCCCGCTGCTCACGTACCTGGTCGAAACCGGAGAGCTGACCGCTAAAGAACGGGCCCACTTGCGCCGGCTGCTCGACGAAGCGCCTGGTACCTAG